TGCAGCAGGCGCTGAGGATCTCGGATTTTGTTATGTTCTTTTATGTTGGAGAGTTGGTTGAGTTTGATACGACGGAAAAGATTACCTCAAACCCCAACGATCAAAGGACAAGCGACTATCTGAGAGGAATCTTTAGTTGACGGGAGTTGGTTCTGATGACACCAGAGAGACAAAGACATCTTGAAGCGGGATTTAACAGGCTCAAATCAATGCTTTCAGACATGATGGAGAACGTAAGATCCAGTATTCAGAAAGCCATCGATGCGCTGGATAGACTTGATGGCGACCTTGCAAGAACTGTTATCGAAAACGATGAAGTCATTGATGACTTGCAGAGAAAAATGGATACGGAAATCTGCAATTACATTGGCCGATTTCAACCTCTGGCAGAAGACCTCAGGTATGTTCTGACGATGATGAAATTGGCTACTGATTTAGAAAGAATAGGCGATCTTGCTGTAAATATTGCTGAAGTTGCAGTTAGGTACGAGAACCAGACTCTGGTCAAGCCCCTCATTCACATAAAGAAGATGACCGCCGTGGTAGAAAAGATGCTGGAAGAGGTAATTGACGCTTATTATGACAAGGATACGGAAG
This window of the Mesotoga infera genome carries:
- the phoU gene encoding phosphate signaling complex protein PhoU, translating into MTPERQRHLEAGFNRLKSMLSDMMENVRSSIQKAIDALDRLDGDLARTVIENDEVIDDLQRKMDTEICNYIGRFQPLAEDLRYVLTMMKLATDLERIGDLAVNIAEVAVRYENQTLVKPLIHIKKMTAVVEKMLEEVIDAYYDKDTEAAKGVWTEDSKVDEYYLYIKREVRDKLISMSDSGAIDQLLDLLLVSRFLERAGDHATNIAEEIYYIEKGESLKEEMRR